The following proteins are encoded in a genomic region of Mycobacterium kiyosense:
- a CDS encoding hypothetical protein (frameshifted, insertion at around 4687433) — MRALWSGADVSHHGPHFAFEGVTAFPLPVRASGVPIVIAGSTTAAARRAGRVGDGWLPMDVAHDQFPARLAELRVSAEQSGRDASEIEISYGISPMTEQYQRVMTDPGEVRRYADLGVSRLVLGAPIAQPDAVRTVLERFAETVMAKV; from the coding sequence GCGAGCGCTGTGGTCGGGCGCGGATGTCAGCCATCATGGCCCGCACTTTGCCTTCGAAGGCGTCACCGCGTTCCCGCTGCCGGTGCGCGCGAGCGGGGTGCCGATCGTCATCGCCGGCAGCACCACTGCCGCGGCGCGGCGGGCGGGCCGCGTCGGAGACGGCTGGTTGCCGATGGACGTGGCCCACGACCAGTTCCCCGCACGGCTCGCGGAGCTGCGGGTCAGCGCCGAACAGAGTGGCCGGGACGCGAGCGAGATCGAGATCTCCTACGGCATATCGCCGATGACCGAACAGTATCAACGGGTGATGACCGACCCCGGCGAGGTCCGGCGCTACGCCGACCTTGGGGTGTCGCGTCTGGTGCTCGGCGCACCAATAGCGCAACCGGACGCAGTCCGGACCGTTCTGGAACGCTTCGCCGAGACCGTCATGGCGAAGGTCTGA
- a CDS encoding hypothetical protein (frameshifted, insertion at around 4689245), with protein sequence MAPDHQDTKRITRGLERILSAPQVSVHLNVEIGRHLSHDDLLRHHHAVIYAVGAAPEDRRLDIAGEALPGSHSAADFVAWYNGHPDAAYRQFDLSHPRAVIFGNGNVALDAARILVSRIEELARSDIAEYALDALRHSGVEEVLVVGRRGHRQAAYTTPELLALSNTPGVDLLLDPTGLDGLSSETDSAKAEFVATLPHTGGQRTGNKRVILTFLSSPVRVLGTEQVTGVRLMRNHLSRNSAGAQVVDASGETYDVECGLVLRAIGYRGHSLDGLRCDDEMGTFLHDRGRVLDDDGSPLPGVYAAGWAKRGPSGVIGTNRSCAGETVAALIDDFSRGDLPEPPCSAAQLRQLLHERQPAMLDLASWRRVDLFERAQGRAVERPRIKLVDTEQMVDIGRSGR encoded by the coding sequence GTGGCACCGGATCATCAGGACACCAAGCGGATCACCCGCGGGCTGGAGCGGATCCTGTCCGCGCCTCAGGTCAGCGTGCACCTCAACGTCGAAATCGGTAGACACCTGAGCCACGACGACCTGCTGCGCCATCATCACGCCGTCATCTACGCCGTCGGGGCGGCGCCCGAGGATCGCAGGCTGGACATCGCCGGCGAAGCCTTGCCGGGCAGCCACTCCGCAGCCGACTTCGTCGCCTGGTACAACGGCCATCCCGACGCGGCATACCGCCAGTTCGATCTGTCACACCCGCGAGCCGTGATCTTCGGAAACGGCAACGTCGCGCTCGACGCCGCCCGAATCCTGGTCTCGCGCATCGAAGAACTCGCCCGCAGCGACATCGCCGAGTACGCCCTGGATGCGCTGAGACATTCCGGTGTGGAGGAAGTGTTGGTCGTCGGCCGCCGAGGTCACCGGCAAGCTGCTTACACCACGCCGGAACTGCTCGCGTTATCCAACACCCCGGGTGTCGATCTGTTGTTGGACCCCACCGGACTTGACGGCCTTTCGTCCGAAACGGATTCCGCCAAGGCAGAGTTCGTTGCCACACTTCCCCACACAGGCGGTCAGCGCACCGGCAACAAACGGGTGATCCTCACGTTCCTCAGTTCACCGGTGCGGGTGCTCGGGACCGAGCAGGTGACGGGTGTTCGGCTGATGCGAAATCACCTCAGCCGTAATTCCGCCGGTGCTCAGGTCGTCGATGCCAGCGGCGAGACCTACGACGTGGAATGCGGCTTGGTGTTGCGCGCCATCGGATACCGGGGGCACAGCCTCGATGGACTGCGGTGCGACGACGAGATGGGCACGTTCCTGCACGACCGCGGGCGAGTACTCGACGACGACGGCAGTCCGCTACCCGGCGTCTACGCTGCGGGCTGGGCGAAACGGGGCCCGTCGGGGGTCATCGGCACCAACCGGTCGTGTGCGGGGGAAACCGTAGCGGCTCTCATCGATGACTTCAGCCGGGGAGACTTGCCCGAGCCGCCATGCAGCGCAGCACAATTGCGTCAACTGCTGCACGAAAGGCAACCCGCCATGCTGGATCTGGCGAGTTGGCGGCGCGTCGATCTTTTCGAGCGTGCCCAGGGCCGAGCTGTCGAGCGGCCCCGGATCAAGCTCGTCGACACCGAGCAAATGGTGGATATCGGGCGCTCGGGCCGCTAA